One segment of Triticum aestivum cultivar Chinese Spring chromosome 2A, IWGSC CS RefSeq v2.1, whole genome shotgun sequence DNA contains the following:
- the LOC123184496 gene encoding 2-oxoglutarate-dependent dioxygenase 11-like: MEVETRSGGSSASEGRWSQSGTSLPVRNVQALAGSAAELTADTIQRYIQPGVDGDTVLAEHSDEVPVIDLAKLLDAESVEAEAAKLRFACEDWGFFQVVNHGIPVEVITGMKHDIQKFFQLPLEVKNTYAQRVGDLQGYGQSFVLSDDQKLDWSDMFGLFSQPPQARDMSFWPNQPPNFRNSIKEYSSELMKFTHSLATFIAKTIDVDPELMEDKHVGQFLRMNYYPPCTTTPEKVLGFSPHSDGSFLTILLEVNAVQGLQIRRHCAWIPVKPRGDALLVNVGDFLEIMTNGKYKSIEHRVTINAKKERLSISAFQVPKYDGIISPVLGSTEEKVLYKTIRVEEYARIYLSSKRDGKRTLDYAKLSQI; the protein is encoded by the exons ATGGAGGTGGAGACGAGGAGTGGTGGCAGCAGCGCCAGCGAGGGCAGATGGTCGCAGTCTGGAACGTCGCTCCCTGTCAGGAACGTCCAGGCTCTGGCGGGGTCGGCCGCCGAGCTGACGGCCGACACCATCCAACGGTACATCCAGCCGGGCGTCGACGGGGACACGGTTCTCGCCGAGCACTCCGATGAGGTTCCGGTGATCGACCTCGCCAAGCTCCTGGACGCCGAGTCCGTGGAAGCCGAGGCCGCCAAGCTCAGATTTGCCTGTGAGGACTGGGGCTTCTTCCAG GTTGTAAATCATGGAATACCAGTTGAGGTCATCACGGGTATGAAGCACGACATTCAGAAGTTCTTTCAACTCCCCCTTGAAGTTAAGAATACATATGCGCAACGAGTAGGAGACCTTCAAGGTTATGGTCAATCATTTGTTCTCTCGGATGATCAAAAGCTAGACTGGTCAGACATGTTTGGCCTTTTTTCACAGCCACCTCAGGCCCGTGACATGAGTTTCTGGCCAAACCAGCCTCCTAATTTCAG GAATTCTATCAAAGAGTACTCTTCCGAGTTGATGAAATTCACTCATTCTCTTGCCACCTTTATTGCCAAAACAATAGATGTTGATCCCGAATTAATGGAAGACAAGCATGTGGGCCAATTTCTGAGAATGAACTACTACCCTCCATGCACAACCACTCCCGAAAAGGTTTTAGGCTTCTCACCGCATTCTGATGGATCTTTTCTCACTATCCTGCTAGAAGTGAATGCAGTTCAAGGCCTACAAATTAGAAGGCATTGTGCATGGATCCCAGTAAAACCACGGGGTGATGCATTATTGGTAAATGTGGGTGACTTTCTTGAG ATTATGACAAATGGGAAGTATAAGAGCATTGAGCACAGGGTCACCATAAATGCCAAGAAGGAGCGACTATCTATATCAGCATTTCAAGTTCCAAAGTACGATGGAATAATTTCACCAGTTTTGGGCAGTACCGAGGAGAAGGTGTTATACAAGACAATTAGAGTAGAAGAGTATGCAAGAATTTATTTGTCAAGCAAACGAGATGGAAAGAGAACCCTTGATTATGCTAAGTTATCCCAAATATAA
- the LOC123191435 gene encoding 2-oxoglutarate-dependent dioxygenase 11-like, which translates to MPGQISRQSNWSRVCSVDVWQRSNLLVIMEVETRSGGSSASEGRWSQSGTSLPVRNVQALAGSAAELTADTIQRYIQPGVDGDTVLAEHSDEVPVIDLGKLLDAESVEAEAAKLRFACEDWGFFQVVNHGIPIEVIAGIKHDIQKFFQLPLEVKNAYAQRVGDLQGYGQAFVLSDDQKLDWSDMFGLFSQPPQARDMSYWPNQPPNFRNSIEDYSSELMKLSHSLATFIAKTIGVDPELMEDKHVGQFLRMNYYPPCTTTPEKVLGFSPHSDGSFITILLEVNAVQGLQIRRHGAWILVKPRGDALLVNVGDFLEIMANGKYKSIEHRVTINAQKERLSISAFQVPKYDGIISPVLGSTEEKVLYKTMRVEEYARLYLSNKPDGKRTLDYAKLSQI; encoded by the exons ATGCCTGGTCAGATAAGCAGGCAGAGTAACTGGAGTAGAGTGTGCAGTGTAGACGTGTGGCAGAGAAGTAACTTGCTAGTGATCATGGAGGTGGAGACGAGGAGTGGTGGCAGCAGCGCCAGCGAGGGCAGATGGTCGCAGTCTGGAACGTCGCTCCCTGTCAGGAACGTCCAGGCTCTGGCGGGGTCGGCCGCCGAGCTGACGGCCGACACCATCCAACGGTACATCCAGCCGGGCGTCGACGGGGACACGGTTCTCGCCGAGCACTCTGATGAGGTTCCGGTGATCGACCTCGGCAAGCTCCTGGACGCCGAGTCCGTGGAAGCGGAGGCCGCCAAGCTCAGATTTGCCTGTGAGGACTGGGGCTTCTTCCAG GTCGTAAATCATGGAATACCAATTGAGGTCATCGCGGGTATAAAGCACGACATTCAGAAGTTCTTTCAGCTGCCCCTTGAAGTTAAGAATGCATATGCGCAACGAGTAGGAGATCTTCAAGGTTATGGTCAAGCGTTTGTTCTCTCGGATGATCAAAAGCTAGATTGGTCAGACATGTTTGGCCTCTTTTCGCAGCCACCTCAGGCCCGAGATATGAGTTACTGGCCAAACCAGCCTCCTAATTTCAG GAATTCTATTGAAGACTACTCTTCCGAGTTGATGAAACTCAGTCATTCTCTTGCCACCTTTATTGCCAAAACAATAGGTGTTGATCCTGAATTAATGGAAGACAAGCATGTGGGCCAGTTTCTGAGAATGAACTACTACCCTCCATGCACAACCACACCCGAAAAGGTTTTAGGTTTCTCACCGCATTCTGATGGATCTTTTATAACTATCCTGCTAGAAGTGAATGCAGTTCAAGGCCTACAAATTAGAAGGCATGGTGCATGGATCCTAGTAAAACCACGGGGTGATGCATTGTTGGTAAATGTGGGTGACTTCCTTGAG ATTATGGCAAATGGGAAGTATAAGAGCATTGAGCATAGGGTCACCATAAATGCCCAGAAGGAGCGACTATCCATATCAGCATTTCAAGTTCCAAAGTACGATGGAATAATTTCACCAGTCTTGGGCAGTACCGAAGAGAAGGTGTTATACAAGACAATGAGAGTAGAAGAGTATGCAAGACTTTATTTGTCAAACAAACCAGATGGAAAGAGAACCCTTGATTATGCTAAGTTATCCCAAATATAA